A single genomic interval of Bradyrhizobium sp. sBnM-33 harbors:
- a CDS encoding transglutaminase domain-containing protein — MRLRIAHSTSYRYEPPATGVIQILRMTPGSHDGQYVAEWQIDVSTDSRLDMHQDAFGNITHVLTHGSIADLTIHVEGLIETHDTGGVLRGTDERFPPSLFLRQTALTEVNPAMAIFARELRSESDGDVLGFLHALMVQINEHMTFDEDPTNSGTSAAEAFALKRGVCQDYAHIFIACARSGGVPARFVSGHFLRSDGLTHQGAGHAWTEAFVPDLGWVGFDAANGICTTDAHARVAIGLDYLGAAPVRGTRYGGGAETLTVAVKVEQAGRPGQWQSQSQSQ; from the coding sequence ATGCGCCTGCGAATTGCCCACTCCACCAGCTATCGCTACGAGCCGCCGGCCACCGGTGTGATCCAGATCCTGCGCATGACACCCGGCAGCCATGACGGCCAGTATGTCGCCGAATGGCAGATCGATGTCTCGACCGACTCGCGCCTCGACATGCACCAGGACGCGTTCGGCAACATTACGCACGTGTTGACGCACGGGTCGATCGCCGACCTCACCATCCATGTCGAGGGCCTGATCGAGACTCATGACACTGGCGGCGTGCTGCGCGGCACCGACGAGCGCTTTCCGCCGAGCCTGTTCCTGCGCCAGACCGCGCTGACCGAAGTCAATCCGGCGATGGCGATCTTTGCCCGCGAGCTACGCTCGGAATCCGATGGCGATGTGCTCGGTTTCCTGCATGCGCTGATGGTGCAGATCAACGAACATATGACGTTCGACGAGGACCCTACCAACTCCGGCACGTCGGCGGCGGAAGCTTTCGCGCTCAAGCGCGGTGTTTGCCAGGACTATGCACACATCTTCATCGCCTGCGCCCGCTCCGGCGGCGTGCCAGCGCGCTTCGTCTCCGGGCACTTCCTGCGCTCCGACGGCTTGACTCATCAGGGGGCCGGCCACGCCTGGACGGAAGCCTTCGTCCCAGACCTCGGCTGGGTCGGCTTCGATGCCGCCAACGGCATTTGCACCACCGATGCCCACGCCCGCGTCGCGATCGGACTCGATTACCTCGGCGCGGCCCCGGTGCGCGGCACCCGCTATGGCGGCGGTGCGGAGACGCTGAC
- a CDS encoding alpha-E domain-containing protein has translation MLSRTAENLYWLARYVERAEYIARTIDATLRVTALPAAYIGKTNEWESALLTAGVSASFYEAYPEATEQNVVEYLAFSPSNPSSIKNCIEAARLNSRSVRTALTSEMWDTINSAWIELQEVWGKGTSSREELARFLRFVQETSLRFDGSAYRTMLRNDAYWFSRLGLHLERADNTARILDVKYHVLLPEEEHVGGPLDYYQWTSILRSVSALTAYHWVYRETLKPWLIADLLILNDTLPRSLASCYSNLVRNLDQIGVAYGRQGAAQRHARGVRNRLEHSHMDDIFQHGVHEFIQEFIADNSRLGEIITKQYLI, from the coding sequence ATGCTGTCGCGCACTGCCGAAAACCTGTACTGGCTGGCCCGCTATGTCGAGCGCGCCGAATATATCGCACGCACCATCGATGCGACCTTGCGAGTCACCGCGCTTCCCGCCGCCTATATCGGCAAGACCAATGAGTGGGAATCGGCGCTGCTGACGGCCGGGGTCAGCGCAAGCTTCTACGAAGCCTATCCGGAAGCCACCGAGCAGAACGTCGTCGAATATCTGGCGTTCTCGCCTTCCAATCCCTCCTCGATCAAGAACTGCATCGAGGCGGCGCGGCTCAATTCGCGCTCGGTGCGAACCGCGCTGACATCGGAGATGTGGGACACCATCAACTCGGCCTGGATCGAATTACAGGAAGTCTGGGGCAAGGGCACGTCGAGCCGCGAGGAACTGGCGCGGTTCCTGCGTTTCGTGCAGGAGACCTCGCTGCGGTTCGACGGCTCGGCCTACCGGACCATGCTGCGCAACGATGCCTACTGGTTCTCGCGGCTTGGGCTGCATCTGGAGCGCGCCGACAACACCGCCCGCATTCTCGACGTTAAATATCACGTGCTGCTGCCCGAGGAGGAGCACGTTGGTGGTCCCCTGGACTACTACCAGTGGACCTCGATCCTGCGCTCGGTCTCCGCGCTGACCGCCTATCACTGGGTCTACCGCGAAACGCTGAAGCCGTGGCTGATAGCCGATCTCCTGATCCTGAACGACACGCTGCCGCGCTCCCTGGCAAGTTGCTACAGCAATCTGGTGCGCAATCTCGACCAGATCGGCGTCGCCTACGGCCGCCAAGGCGCCGCCCAGCGCCACGCCCGCGGCGTCCGCAACCGGCTTGAACACAGCCATATGGACGATATCTTCCAGCACGGTGTCCATGAGTTCATCCAGGAATTCATCGCGGACAATTCGCGGCTCGGTGAGATCATCACCAAGCAGTATTTGATTTGA
- a CDS encoding circularly permuted type 2 ATP-grasp protein encodes MAVAFDEMNGPGGDLRPAYRELSRWLKETPPDALEYRRQEAELLFRRIGITFAVYGDAEAQERLIPFDVIPRIMSAKEWSVLEKGLKQRVRALNMFLRDIYHGRDILRANIIPDDLIFQNPVFRPEMNGQSVPHDVYVHIAGIDIVRVDADNFIVLEDNARTPSGVSYMLENREIMMRLFPDLFARHRVAPVERYPDELLSALRSVAPLSASAEPTVALMTPGVYNSAYYEHSFLADKLGIELVEGRDLIVKNDEVFMRTTEGLKRVDVIYRRVDDDFLDPLTFRPDSALGVPGLMSAYAAGNITLANAVGTGIADDKAIYSYMPEVVKFYLGEEPILKNVQTWRCREPKDLSYVLDNLSELVVKEVHGSGGYGMLIGPAATKATIEAFRDKLKREPEGFIAQPTLALSTCPTCTASGLAPRHVDLRPFVLTGSKHVTIVPGGLTRVALKEGSLVVNSSQGGGTKDTWILDE; translated from the coding sequence ATGGCAGTTGCCTTCGATGAAATGAACGGGCCCGGCGGCGATCTCCGCCCGGCCTATCGGGAGCTCTCCCGCTGGCTGAAGGAGACGCCTCCGGACGCCCTTGAGTATCGCCGACAGGAGGCGGAACTGTTGTTCCGCCGGATCGGCATCACCTTCGCCGTCTATGGCGACGCCGAAGCCCAGGAGCGGCTGATCCCCTTCGACGTGATCCCGCGAATCATGTCGGCGAAAGAATGGTCCGTGCTGGAAAAGGGCCTGAAGCAGCGGGTCCGCGCGCTCAACATGTTCCTGCGCGACATTTATCACGGCCGCGACATCCTGCGCGCCAACATCATTCCCGACGACCTGATCTTCCAGAACCCGGTATTCCGTCCCGAGATGAACGGCCAGAGCGTGCCGCACGACGTCTATGTCCACATCGCCGGAATCGATATCGTCCGCGTCGACGCCGACAATTTCATCGTGCTGGAGGACAACGCGCGCACGCCCTCAGGCGTCTCCTACATGCTGGAAAACCGCGAAATCATGATGCGGCTGTTTCCGGACCTGTTTGCCCGCCATCGCGTAGCACCTGTAGAGCGATACCCGGACGAATTGCTGTCGGCGCTGCGCTCGGTGGCGCCGCTCTCTGCCTCGGCCGAGCCGACGGTCGCACTGATGACGCCGGGCGTCTACAATTCCGCCTATTACGAACACTCTTTCCTTGCCGACAAGCTCGGCATCGAGCTGGTCGAGGGCCGCGACCTCATCGTGAAGAACGACGAGGTGTTCATGCGCACCACCGAGGGGCTGAAACGCGTCGACGTGATCTATCGCCGCGTCGATGACGATTTCCTCGACCCCCTCACCTTCCGCCCGGATTCGGCGCTCGGCGTGCCCGGGCTGATGTCGGCCTATGCGGCCGGCAATATCACGCTGGCGAATGCGGTCGGCACCGGGATTGCCGACGACAAGGCGATCTATTCCTACATGCCGGAGGTCGTGAAATTCTATCTCGGCGAGGAGCCGATCCTGAAGAACGTGCAGACTTGGCGCTGCCGTGAGCCGAAGGATCTGTCTTATGTGCTCGACAATTTGAGCGAGCTAGTGGTGAAGGAAGTCCACGGCTCCGGCGGCTACGGCATGCTGATCGGCCCGGCCGCGACCAAAGCGACGATCGAGGCGTTCCGGGACAAGCTCAAGCGCGAGCCGGAGGGTTTTATCGCCCAGCCCACGCTGGCGCTGTCGACTTGCCCGACCTGTACAGCCTCCGGCCTCGCGCCGCGCCATGTCGATTTGCGGCCGTTCGTGCTGACCGGGAGCAAGCACGTCACCATCGTGCCGGGCGGACTGACGCGAGTGGCGCTGAAGGAAGGCTCGCTGGTTGTCAATTCCAGCCAGGGCGGCGGCACCAAGGACACCTGGATACTGGATGAGTGA
- a CDS encoding competence/damage-inducible protein A, producing MSEIVTAGILVIGDEILSGRTKDKNIGFIAEYLTNIGIDLKEVRIVADDETDIVDALNALRNRYTYVFTTGGIGPTHDDITADSVAKAFGVGIGHHPEVVARFRERWSEQDLNEARLRMARVPDGAELIQSATILAPGFKLGNVIVMAGIPSIMQAMMDIVAPKLKSGVRMLSDSVRANAREGDIGGPLREIAIAHPDTIIGSYPFMDEDKKPNINLVVRSRDPEKLNAAMIAVKEMLANLNITAR from the coding sequence ATGAGCGAGATCGTCACGGCGGGTATTCTGGTCATCGGCGACGAGATCCTGTCCGGCCGTACCAAGGACAAGAACATCGGCTTCATCGCCGAGTACCTGACCAATATCGGGATCGATCTCAAGGAGGTCCGCATCGTCGCCGACGACGAGACCGACATTGTCGACGCCCTTAATGCATTGCGAAATCGCTACACCTACGTCTTCACCACCGGCGGCATCGGCCCGACCCATGACGACATCACCGCCGACAGCGTCGCCAAGGCCTTCGGTGTCGGGATCGGTCATCATCCGGAGGTGGTCGCGCGCTTCCGCGAGCGCTGGAGCGAGCAGGATCTGAACGAGGCGCGGCTGCGCATGGCCCGCGTGCCTGACGGAGCCGAACTGATCCAGAGCGCCACCATCCTGGCGCCCGGCTTCAAGCTCGGCAATGTCATCGTCATGGCTGGCATCCCCTCGATCATGCAGGCGATGATGGACATCGTCGCGCCCAAGCTGAAATCGGGCGTGCGGATGCTATCCGATTCCGTGCGGGCCAACGCCCGTGAAGGCGACATTGGCGGGCCGCTGCGCGAGATCGCGATCGCCCATCCGGACACCATCATCGGCAGCTATCCGTTCATGGACGAGGACAAGAAGCCGAACATTAATCTCGTCGTGCGCTCGCGCGATCCCGAAAAGCTCAACGCCGCGATGATCGCGGTGAAGGAGATGCTGGCGAACCTGAACATCACCGCCCGGTAG
- the gpt gene encoding xanthine phosphoribosyltransferase: protein MTAPPEKAFPVSWDQFHRDCRALTWRLNEVGPFNAIIAITRGGLVPAAIVARELGIRIIDTVCIASYDHTRQGDLQALKGVSADVAKLGGGTGKGLLIVDDLVDTGKTGRLVRSMMPDAHFAAVYAKPQGKPLVDTFITEVSQDTWIHFPWDTALSFQPPIRDGA from the coding sequence ATGACGGCGCCACCGGAGAAGGCCTTTCCGGTCTCCTGGGACCAATTTCACCGCGATTGCCGGGCGCTGACCTGGCGGCTCAACGAGGTCGGGCCGTTTAACGCCATCATCGCGATTACTCGGGGCGGGCTCGTGCCGGCAGCCATTGTCGCGCGTGAGCTTGGCATTCGCATCATTGATACCGTCTGCATTGCCAGCTACGACCACACCAGACAGGGCGACCTGCAGGCGCTCAAGGGTGTTTCGGCCGACGTGGCAAAGCTCGGTGGCGGCACAGGGAAGGGGCTTTTGATCGTCGACGACCTCGTCGACACCGGAAAGACCGGGCGGCTGGTGCGCTCGATGATGCCGGACGCGCATTTCGCGGCCGTCTATGCCAAGCCGCAGGGCAAGCCGCTGGTCGATACCTTCATCACCGAAGTGTCGCAGGATACCTGGATCCATTTTCCCTGGGACACCGCGCTGTCGTTCCAGCCGCCGATCCGCGACGGGGCGTGA
- a CDS encoding methionine synthase encodes MLFPTTIAGSLPKPEWLAEPNTLWAPWRSKGDELARAKRDATMLALKLQEDAGIDIVTEGEQARQHFVHGFLEKVEGIDFAHKVEMGIRKDRYKAMVPQVIAPLTLKGRVHADEARVARTHTTRKLKFTLPGPMTIADTVADRYYGDKVKMAFAFAELLNTEAKALQADGVDVIQFDEPAFNVFMDEVSDWGVRALERAAEGLTCTTAVHICYGYGIKANTDWKETLGSEWRQYEDIFPAIAKSPIQQVAIECRNSKVPLDLLALLPGKVVQAGVIDVASDTVETAEDVVKVIEAVSKFVPLSNIVATTNCGMAPMRRDIAEAKLAALGAGASLARERLG; translated from the coding sequence ATGCTGTTTCCAACCACGATCGCAGGCTCCTTGCCGAAGCCGGAATGGCTGGCCGAGCCGAACACGCTGTGGGCGCCCTGGAGATCAAAGGGCGACGAGCTCGCCCGCGCCAAGCGCGACGCTACCATGCTGGCGCTGAAGCTGCAGGAGGACGCCGGCATCGATATCGTCACCGAGGGCGAGCAGGCCCGCCAGCATTTTGTTCACGGTTTCCTGGAGAAGGTCGAGGGCATCGACTTCGCCCACAAGGTCGAAATGGGCATCCGCAAAGACCGCTACAAGGCGATGGTGCCGCAGGTGATAGCACCGCTGACGCTCAAGGGGCGTGTCCATGCGGACGAAGCTCGCGTCGCCCGCACCCACACCACGCGCAAACTGAAATTCACCCTGCCCGGTCCGATGACCATCGCCGACACCGTCGCCGACCGGTATTACGGCGACAAGGTCAAGATGGCATTCGCCTTTGCCGAACTGCTCAACACCGAGGCCAAGGCGTTGCAGGCGGATGGCGTCGACGTGATCCAGTTTGACGAGCCCGCCTTCAACGTCTTCATGGACGAGGTCTCCGACTGGGGCGTAAGAGCACTGGAGCGCGCCGCCGAAGGCCTGACCTGCACCACCGCCGTTCACATCTGCTACGGCTACGGCATCAAGGCCAACACCGACTGGAAAGAGACGCTGGGCAGCGAGTGGCGCCAATACGAGGATATTTTCCCGGCCATCGCCAAGAGCCCGATCCAGCAGGTCGCGATCGAGTGCCGCAATTCGAAAGTGCCGCTGGATCTGTTGGCGCTGCTCCCCGGCAAGGTGGTGCAAGCCGGTGTGATCGACGTCGCCAGCGATACGGTGGAGACGGCCGAGGATGTCGTCAAGGTGATCGAGGCGGTGTCGAAATTCGTGCCGCTCAGCAATATCGTCGCGACCACCAATTGCGGCATGGCACCGATGCGGCGGGATATCGCCGAGGCGAAGCTGGCGGCGCTTGGCGCCGGGGCCAGCCTCGCGCGGGAACGGCTGGGGTAG
- a CDS encoding 2-hydroxychromene-2-carboxylate isomerase — protein sequence MLEFFFDCSSPWTYLAFHNIQPLAKEAGIEITWRPILVGGIFNTVNPSVYAARETPVPLKARYMKKDLADWARSAGLAIKMPPTVFPVNSVKAMRGCIWVSQQSRELLVPFARAVFEAYWGDDKDISKDSVLSEICQKVGVDPEKFFEGIGQQAIKDQLKASTDEVMARGGFGSPTIFVGKTDMYFGNDRMPLIREALERLKARVA from the coding sequence ATGCTCGAATTCTTCTTCGACTGCTCCAGTCCCTGGACCTATCTCGCCTTTCACAACATCCAGCCGCTGGCAAAAGAAGCCGGCATCGAGATCACATGGCGGCCGATCCTGGTCGGCGGCATCTTCAACACCGTCAACCCTAGCGTCTATGCCGCCCGCGAGACGCCGGTGCCCTTGAAGGCGCGCTACATGAAGAAGGACCTCGCCGACTGGGCGCGCTCCGCGGGGCTTGCGATCAAGATGCCGCCGACGGTGTTTCCGGTGAACAGCGTCAAGGCGATGCGCGGCTGCATCTGGGTTTCCCAGCAATCTCGCGAACTCTTGGTGCCGTTTGCGCGTGCCGTGTTCGAGGCCTATTGGGGTGACGACAAGGACATTTCAAAGGATTCGGTGCTGTCGGAGATTTGCCAAAAGGTCGGCGTCGACCCCGAAAAGTTCTTCGAAGGCATCGGCCAGCAGGCGATCAAGGACCAACTCAAGGCCAGCACGGACGAGGTGATGGCGCGCGGAGGATTCGGTTCGCCGACGATCTTCGTCGGTAAGACCGACATGTATTTCGGCAACGACCGGATGCCGCTGATCCGCGAGGCGCTGGAGCGGCTGAAAGCGCGGGTCGCCTGA
- a CDS encoding NADPH:quinone oxidoreductase family protein encodes MPKAVVCRELGPPEKLRLETFASVPVAPGQVRVAIRAAGINFPDILMAAGEYQLKPPLPFTPGVEAAGDIVEINDAEGVAVGDRVIVKMRHGAYADEAVAVPSQLVRLPSTFDYAEGATFLAGHGTAYHALIDRGQLQPGEVLLVHGAGGGVGLAAVEIGKMLGATVIATASSDEKLAIAKARGADHLVRYDQEPFRDAVKRITDGQGADVVFDPVGGEVFENSMRCINWGARLLVIGFTGGIGLAKTNLLMIKGASVLGVRAGEAVRRNPALGEVRIKALTEWAEAGKIRPNVSHRLPLEDYAKAMRLLIDRKAIGRVALVMG; translated from the coding sequence ATGCCGAAAGCCGTCGTCTGCCGCGAACTCGGCCCGCCCGAGAAGCTGCGCCTGGAAACATTTGCCTCAGTACCGGTGGCGCCGGGGCAGGTGCGCGTCGCCATTCGCGCCGCCGGGATCAATTTCCCCGATATTTTGATGGCGGCGGGCGAGTATCAGCTCAAGCCGCCGCTGCCGTTCACGCCGGGCGTCGAAGCCGCCGGCGATATTGTCGAGATCAATGACGCCGAAGGCGTCGCGGTGGGCGACCGGGTGATCGTCAAGATGCGGCACGGCGCCTATGCCGACGAGGCCGTGGCTGTGCCCTCGCAGCTCGTGCGCCTGCCGTCGACGTTCGACTATGCCGAGGGCGCAACGTTTCTGGCCGGCCATGGCACCGCCTATCACGCGCTGATCGATCGCGGCCAGCTTCAACCGGGCGAGGTACTGCTGGTGCACGGCGCCGGCGGCGGCGTTGGCCTTGCCGCAGTCGAAATCGGCAAGATGCTCGGCGCCACCGTGATTGCGACCGCGTCAAGCGACGAGAAGCTTGCAATTGCGAAAGCGAGGGGCGCCGATCATCTGGTGCGCTACGATCAGGAGCCGTTTCGCGATGCCGTCAAACGCATCACCGACGGGCAGGGCGCGGACGTGGTGTTCGATCCCGTCGGCGGTGAAGTGTTCGAGAACTCGATGCGCTGCATCAACTGGGGCGCGCGGCTATTGGTCATCGGCTTCACCGGCGGCATCGGGCTTGCCAAGACCAATCTGTTGATGATCAAGGGCGCGAGCGTGCTTGGCGTTCGTGCCGGCGAAGCGGTGCGGAGAAATCCCGCGCTCGGCGAGGTCAGGATCAAGGCGCTGACGGAATGGGCGGAGGCCGGAAAAATCCGCCCCAACGTCTCGCACCGGCTGCCGCTGGAGGATTATGCGAAAGCGATGCGGCTGTTGATCGACCGCAAGGCGATCGGCAGGGTGGCGTTGGTGATGGGGTAG